One Chloroflexota bacterium DNA window includes the following coding sequences:
- a CDS encoding ATP-dependent DNA helicase yields the protein PAARPSVAAWELPPSLRPPGPSFTGAITAGTRRLPSEVEEALWQLAATGLVTADGFGALRGLVTGAAKRVSASRRGRRPARRRTGGSRWSLLQAFEEAENAVEERAFQLLRRYGIVFPEVLGREPMAPSWRTLLQVYRRAEARGEIRGGRFVAGLVGEQFALPEAVEAMRSVRRTEPTGEVLVVSACDPLNLAGVITPGQRVPAVSGNKVAFRDGVPVASLQGGDVVPHAEMPDEDRDEVYRALGARRQAAGDRAPALAG from the coding sequence CCCGCCGCGCGCCCCAGTGTGGCGGCGTGGGAGCTCCCCCCGTCCCTGCGACCGCCCGGCCCTTCCTTCACGGGCGCCATCACCGCCGGGACCCGGCGGCTGCCGTCGGAGGTGGAGGAGGCGCTGTGGCAGCTTGCCGCGACGGGGCTCGTGACCGCCGACGGGTTCGGCGCGCTGCGGGGGCTGGTGACGGGCGCGGCCAAGCGGGTGAGCGCGTCGCGGCGGGGCCGGCGGCCGGCGCGACGGCGGACGGGCGGGAGCCGGTGGTCGCTGCTGCAGGCGTTCGAGGAAGCTGAGAACGCCGTTGAGGAGCGGGCGTTCCAACTGCTGCGGCGGTACGGCATCGTCTTCCCGGAGGTGCTCGGGCGCGAGCCGATGGCGCCGTCGTGGCGGACACTGCTGCAGGTGTACCGTCGCGCGGAGGCGCGTGGCGAGATCCGCGGCGGCCGGTTCGTGGCGGGGCTAGTCGGCGAGCAGTTTGCGCTGCCGGAGGCCGTCGAGGCGATGCGCTCGGTGCGGCGGACGGAGCCGACGGGCGAGGTACTGGTGGTCTCGGCGTGCGACCCGCTTAACCTGGCGGGGGTGATCACGCCGGGGCAGCGGGTGCCCGCGGTGTCCGGCAACAAGGTAGCCTTCCGCGACGGCGTTCCGGTGGCGTCGCTGCAGGGCGGCGACGTTGTGCCGCACGCGGAGATGCCGGACGAGGACCGGGACGAGGTGTACCGGGCGCTGGGCGCGCGACGGCAGGCGGCGGGCGACCGTGCGCCGGCGCTGGCGGGGTAG
- a CDS encoding methyltransferase domain-containing protein, with protein MAEGRDRLYGDLAWLWPILSPQEEYADEAQYWLRQLRSRLPAGRGRHGGRRRVLELGCGGGHFLHQLVPEYDAVAVDLSDAMLEHSRRLNPGVAHHVGDMRTVRLGETFDAVLIHDAIDYMLTEDDLRAAFATARAHLRPGGLLIVTPDHYADTFTSPYVDDETKSDGETTLTYVEYSVQLDPNDTRVETVYTYYIVRGGELRVEFDRHTTGLFPVATWERVLAEAGFDVERTDYPVGEDGKGMYLWVCELRAG; from the coding sequence GTGGCGGAGGGGCGTGACCGGCTGTACGGCGACCTGGCGTGGCTGTGGCCGATCCTGAGCCCGCAGGAGGAGTACGCCGATGAGGCGCAGTACTGGCTGCGGCAGCTACGCTCGCGGCTGCCTGCGGGCCGCGGGCGGCACGGCGGACGGCGGCGCGTGCTGGAGCTCGGCTGCGGCGGCGGGCACTTCCTGCACCAACTTGTCCCGGAGTACGATGCGGTCGCCGTCGACCTGTCGGACGCGATGCTGGAGCACTCGCGGCGGCTGAACCCGGGCGTTGCGCACCACGTGGGCGACATGCGGACGGTGCGGCTGGGCGAGACGTTCGACGCGGTGCTCATCCACGACGCCATAGACTACATGCTTACGGAGGACGACCTGCGGGCGGCGTTCGCGACGGCGCGGGCGCACCTGCGCCCCGGCGGGCTGCTCATCGTGACGCCGGACCACTACGCCGACACGTTCACCTCGCCCTACGTCGATGACGAGACCAAGTCGGACGGCGAGACGACGCTGACGTACGTGGAGTACTCGGTGCAGCTTGACCCCAACGACACTCGCGTTGAGACGGTCTACACCTACTACATCGTGCGGGGCGGCGAGCTGCGGGTGGAGTTCGACCGGCACACGACGGGGCTGTTCCCGGTCGCGACGTGGGAGCGCGTGCTGGCTGAGGCGGGGTTTGACGTGGAGCGGACGGACTATCCCGTGGGCGAGGACGGTAAGGGGATGTACCTTTGGGTGTGCGAGTTGCGGGCGGGGTAG
- a CDS encoding MFS transporter, which yields METTKRSGIFYGWFIVAASFFVIMMTMGARNGVGVFVLPMSEEFNWSRSIISFAAALGILLNGVSQPILGNLYDRVGGRKLILYGATVIGITALLLAFTFHIAYFIFIFGIVMAVAMSAGSITTGAVIVSKWFQRKRATAIGITAAGASVGGLILVPFTTYLIELLDWRLSWAILGSMILVLVLPVAFLVLRNSPADMGLQPDGDAAPSSTGPRRQRPVGPLEVDQWRHAFRSWPMWQLCATYFVCGFTTLIMAFHFVPNAVESGFSPATAATAFGVLSAMNTIGVIIVGPIADKLGNKTLLGLVYFFRGVGYVLLLTLPGQWGLWIFAIVGGSSWIATVPLTTGLTADIYGLKKVGTLSGMIFLSHQIGGSIGIQFGGIMRDITGSYDVPFAASAGLLLFAAVMSMLIQERRYSVKYQPVQTSAAPAAG from the coding sequence ATGGAAACCACAAAACGCTCCGGCATCTTCTATGGCTGGTTCATCGTCGCCGCCTCGTTTTTCGTCATTATGATGACCATGGGCGCCAGAAACGGCGTCGGAGTCTTCGTCCTCCCCATGAGCGAGGAGTTCAACTGGAGCCGGAGCATCATCTCCTTCGCCGCCGCCCTGGGCATTCTCCTCAACGGCGTCAGCCAGCCCATCCTCGGCAACCTGTACGACCGTGTCGGCGGCCGAAAGCTGATCCTCTACGGCGCAACCGTCATCGGCATTACGGCGCTCTTGCTCGCGTTCACCTTCCACATCGCCTATTTCATCTTCATTTTCGGCATCGTCATGGCCGTCGCCATGTCCGCCGGCTCTATCACCACCGGCGCCGTCATCGTCTCCAAGTGGTTCCAGCGCAAGCGCGCGACAGCCATCGGCATCACCGCCGCGGGCGCGTCCGTGGGCGGGCTCATTCTCGTCCCGTTCACCACCTACCTCATCGAGCTTCTCGACTGGCGGCTGAGCTGGGCCATCCTGGGGTCCATGATCCTCGTCCTGGTCTTGCCCGTCGCCTTCCTCGTGCTGCGCAACAGCCCCGCGGACATGGGGCTGCAGCCCGACGGCGACGCGGCCCCCAGCAGCACCGGCCCGCGGAGACAGCGCCCCGTCGGTCCGTTGGAAGTCGACCAGTGGCGGCACGCCTTCCGCTCTTGGCCCATGTGGCAGCTCTGCGCGACGTACTTCGTTTGCGGGTTCACCACCCTCATCATGGCCTTCCACTTCGTCCCCAACGCCGTCGAGAGCGGGTTCTCGCCCGCCACCGCGGCGACGGCCTTCGGCGTGCTGAGCGCCATGAACACCATCGGCGTCATCATCGTAGGCCCCATCGCCGACAAGCTGGGCAACAAGACGCTCCTGGGACTGGTCTACTTCTTCAGGGGAGTGGGCTACGTCCTGCTCCTGACCCTGCCCGGCCAGTGGGGCCTGTGGATCTTTGCCATCGTCGGAGGCTCGTCGTGGATCGCCACCGTCCCGCTCACAACGGGGCTGACGGCCGACATCTACGGGCTGAAGAAGGTGGGCACCCTCAGCGGGATGATCTTCCTCTCCCACCAGATAGGCGGCTCGATAGGCATCCAGTTCGGCGGCATCATGCGCGACATCACCGGCTCCTACGACGTGCCCTTCGCCGCCTCGGCGGGTCTGCTGCTCTTCGCCGCCGTCATGTCGATGCTCATCCAGGAGCGCCGGTACTCCGTGAAGTACCAGCCCGTCCAAACGAGCGCCGCCCCGGCCGCCGGCTAG